Genomic window (Lynx canadensis isolate LIC74 chromosome A1, mLynCan4.pri.v2, whole genome shotgun sequence):
ggaagttctcaccttatttcttcaagtacaccttcagcacctttccctgtctcttcctcctcttgaatcccaattatgcatatattattttgtttaattatgtcacttatttctctatgtctcccctcatactcctggatttttttttatctttttctcagcttcttctttttccataattttatcttctaattcacctattctctcctctgcctcttcaatccgagctgtggtcacctccattttattttgcagctcatttatacattttttagctcctccttactgtttcttagtcccttgatctctgtagtaatagattctctgctgtcctctatacttttttcaagtccagcgattaattttatgactattattttaaattcgtTTTCTGCTAtgttgcttaaatcatttttgattagttcgttagctgtcgctagttcctggaatttcttttgaggagtaatcttctgttttgtcattttggatagtccctggagtggcagggtactgcagggctcttcctctatgctgtctggagtaacttgcattggtgggcggggctgcagtcagacctgatgtctgcccccagcccacccctggggccacagtgCAACTCGTGTGTAccttattttcccctctcccaggggcagaactcactgtggagtggtgtggcctctgtctgggctacttgcacactgtcagTCTTGTGGtactgcttcaatgggatctggcatattagctggggtggatccacaaggtgcacaggggcgggggaggggcaggctcaacTCTCTTTGCCTTGGGTGGTCTGCTTTGGGAGGGGACCTGCCGCCCGGGTgggaggcagacccgtcagagggatggatctgcagaagcacagcattagGTGTTTGCACTGTGCAAGCAAGTTCTGTGActggaactggttccctttgggattttggctgaggGATGGGTGAGGGAGTAGACGCTTCCCAGCATCTTTGTTTCCCGCCAAGCTGacctctgtcctccagggctcaacaactctccctcccactctctgagcagacTGTTGACTTacaacattccagatgttaagtcccgctggctgtcagaacacactctggcCTCTCcatttttgcaagccagactcgggggctctgccttgctgggtgggctggctgcccctccaactgccctggctccctcccatcAGTCCGTGTAGTGTGCAccacctctctgctcttcctaccctcttctgtgggactctcgtctacacttggctctggacAGTCTGTTTCGTTAGTCTTCTGGTGGTTATCAGGATAAATTAGGCAGATGtgatggaatctaagtgatcagcaggacgcggtgagcccagcatcctcctatgccaccatcttcaggaactctttatttttgagagagagcatgagcaggggagtgtcatagagagagaggaagagggagaatcccacacaggctccatgctgtcagcacagagcccagcacatggctggatctcacaaaccacgagatcaagacctggtccaaagtcaagagtcagatgcttaagcaactgagccacccaggtgcctcttgggAGTgttttgactactgattcaatttctttgctagttatgggtctgtacaaaattttctatttcttcttatttcagttttgatagtcTATATGTTCtaggaattcatttattttttctaggtGGTGCAATTTGTTacatataggttttcataatattctctcataattgTATTCCTGTGGTATTGGTTGATTcaactttaaattaattaaaattatcagGTCAGTTCTAGCTGCACTAGTGGCATTTTGAGGACTCAATAAACACATGTCAGGAGAGCACAAAATAGGACATGTGCATCAACCACACAGATTTATTTGTTAGCCCTGGTCTGATTACTTGGAAGGGCTGCCTGGAACTTCTCTTGgttgagaacattaaaaaattagatccAGGGGTgcatccagctcaggtcatgatctcatgtttcatgaatttaagtcccacatcagtctctgtgctgatagtgtggagtctgctttggattctatctctttctgtttctgcccctccccaacttgcactttctctctctctcaaaataactaaaatttttaaaaactttaaaaaaaattagatgcaTTAGAAGAACTGTAGAAATCTGCAACAGAAGGAACAATGATCCATGAGAGATGGAATTATTATTCTATCAGACACTAGGTAAATAGCTGAAAGTATATTTGgtactacttatttttttttaaatataaacatgcaCTTACTAGTACATGTGTAGACAAATCGGGAAGAACTATATTTGAAACTACAAACATGAAGTAAAATAACACAGAGgatatttattttgcatgttaaTTGAGAATGCTgttattttgtacatttctttattgttttttttccccaacaagcATATAtaactttgtaatttaaaaagaaaaaaagagcccaTATTGAACTTGAGTTGTAAAAGGTGAGTCTGGTCTCAAAATGGAAGTAAAATCACCACCCATTGGGACCCAGCTCAACTCCAGCCCTCAGAGGGAGGAGGACCATGATCCAAAGGAACCAGAGCAGTTGAGAAAACTGTTTATTAGTGGTTTGAGCTTTGAAATTATAGGTGAtagtttaaaacaacattttgaaaaatggaataCACTTACAGACTGTGTGGTGATGACAGGCCCCCAAACAAAACTTTCTAGGGGTTTTGGTTTTATGACTTACTCTTGTGTGGAAGAAGTGAATGCAGCAATGTGTGTTCAAACACACAAGGTTGATGGACATGTAGTGGAACCAAAGAGAGCTGATTTAGAGAGGATTCTGCAAAGCCTGGTGCCCATCTAACTGTGAAGAAAATTTTCACTGGTGGTATTAAAGaagatatagaagaaaataacttGAGAGTCTACTTTGAAAAGTATGGCaagactgaaaccataaaagttaTGGAGGACAGGCAGAGTGGAAAAAAGAGAGGATTTAATGATCATGATACAGTTGATAAAATTGTTGTTCAGAAATACCACACAACTAATGGGCCTAATTGTGAAGTGAAAAAGGCCCTTTCTAAACAGGAAATGCAGTCTGCTGGATCACAAAGAGGTTGTGGAGGTGGCTCTGGCAACTTTATGGGTCATAGAGGAAACTTTGGTGGAAGAAGAGGCTATGGTGGTGGAGGTGATGACAGCAGAGGTAGTTATGGAGGAGGTGATGGTGGATATAATGTATTTGGAGGTAATGGTGGCAACTATGGAGGGTTATAGTAGTAGAGGAGGCTATGGTGGTGGTAGACCAGGATATGGAAACCAAAGAAGTGGTTATGGTGGTGATGTTGAAGGATATGATGGTTACAATGAAGGAGGAAATTTTGGAGATGGTAACCATAGTGGTGGTGGGAACTATAATGCTTTTGGAAACTATAGTGTACAACAACAATCATGGAGCCATGAAGAGGGTGAGTTTTGGTGGAAGAAGCTTGGGCAGTCCCTGTGGTGGTGGTTATGGATCTGGTGGTGGAAGTGATGGATATGGTAGcagaaggttttaaaatttttcagaagaGAAGGGCTATAGTTCTTAGCAGGAAAGGGAGCTGGGAGTTGTCAGGAAAGCTTCAGGTTACTTTGAGACAGTTATCTCAGATGCATTAGAGGAATATAGAAATCTGTCACACAAGGAGCAATGATCCATAGTCAGAAAGGTTACTGCAGCTTAAACAGGAAACCCTTCTTGTTTGCAAGAAGTGCAATGTATTGATTAATGCAATGTAGTGTCAATTAGATGTACATTCTTGAGGTCTTTTGTCTGTTGtaatgttgtctttttctttttcttttcattacatcAGGTATATTGCCCTGTGCTTTGTTGTAGTGGTACCAGGAATAAAAAAGTTaagggatttttaatttttcaaaaaagaaagaaagaaagaaagaaagaaagaaagaaagaaagaaagaaagaaagaaagaaagaaagaaagaaagaaagaaagaaaagaaaagaaaggaaaagaaaagaaaagaaaagaaaagaaaagaaaagaaaaaagggtacctggctggctcagtcactgaagCATGTGAaattgatctcag
Coding sequences:
- the LOC115513642 gene encoding LOW QUALITY PROTEIN: heterogeneous nuclear ribonucleoprotein A3-like (The sequence of the model RefSeq protein was modified relative to this genomic sequence to represent the inferred CDS: inserted 5 bases in 3 codons); the protein is MEVKSPPIGTQLNSSPQREEDHDPKEPEQLRKLFISGLSFEIIGDSLKQHFEKWNTLTDCVVMTGPQTKLSRGFGFMTYSCVEEVNAAMCVQTHKVDGHVVEPKRAXFREDSAKPGAHLTVKKIFTGGIKEDIEENNLRVYFEKYGKTETIKVMEDRQSGKKRGFNDHDTVDKIVVQKYHTTNGPNCEVKKALSKQEMQSAGSQRGCGGGSGNFMGHRGNFGGRRGYGGGGDDSRGSYGGGDGGYNVFGGNGGNYGXGYSSRGGYGGGRPGYGNQRSGYGGDVEGYDGYNEGGNFGDGNHSGGGNYNAFGNYSVQQQSXGAMKRVSFGGRSLGSPCGGGYGSGGGSDGYGSRRF